The Bradysia coprophila strain Holo2 chromosome IV, BU_Bcop_v1, whole genome shotgun sequence genome includes a region encoding these proteins:
- the LOC119066480 gene encoding uncharacterized protein LOC119066480 isoform X2 translates to MCTAMHVFMIALMVQSGLAIKCFSCDSDSNPRCGNMTDPNLVALDCDYDRLMEQEQKELRNYNHRHWLLKASDFHGRILKNEVDVKLICQKLVGTDVNNHVTIVRRCQIANELPCNASRFSRNNAHVDCYLCDVDGCNGSTHNSVLGMLIAFASVVAVFKHLVF, encoded by the exons ATGTGTACTGCAATGCATGTTTTTATGATAGCCTTGATGGTTCAATCGG gTTTGGCTATCAAGTGCTTTAGTTGTGATTCAGATTCAAACCCACGATGTGGAAACATGACGGATCCAAATTTAGTAGCTTTG GATTGTGACTACGACAGGCTTATGGAACAGGAACAGAAGGAACTACGTAACTATAATCACCGTCACTGGTTGCTCAAAGCGTCTGATTTTCACGGTcgtattttaaaaaatgaagtcgATGTGAAGTTGATTTGTCAGAAATTGGTCGGAACTGACg TAAACAACCATGTGACAATCGTACGCCGTTGCCAGATTGCTAATGAATTACCGTGTAATGCAAGCCGGTTTTCCAGAAACAATGCACATGTTGACTGTTACTTATGCGATGTAGATGGATGTAATGGTTCGACGCATAATTCTGTGCTCGGTATGCTGATTGCATTTGCGTCAGTGGTGGCTGTATTCAAACACCTTGTCTTTTAA
- the LOC119066480 gene encoding uncharacterized protein LOC119066480 isoform X1 — MCASIQIFVIALLIQSGLAIKCFSCDSDSNPRCGNMTDPNLVALDCDYDRLMEQEQKELRNYNHRHWLLKASDFHGRILKNEVDVKLICQKLVGTDVNNHVTIVRRCQIANELPCNASRFSRNNAHVDCYLCDVDGCNGSTHNSVLGMLIAFASVVAVFKHLVF, encoded by the exons ATGTGTGCTTCGATACAGATATTTGTGATTGCATTGTTGATTCAGTCGG gTTTGGCTATCAAGTGCTTTAGTTGTGATTCAGATTCAAACCCACGATGTGGAAACATGACGGATCCAAATTTAGTAGCTTTG GATTGTGACTACGACAGGCTTATGGAACAGGAACAGAAGGAACTACGTAACTATAATCACCGTCACTGGTTGCTCAAAGCGTCTGATTTTCACGGTcgtattttaaaaaatgaagtcgATGTGAAGTTGATTTGTCAGAAATTGGTCGGAACTGACg TAAACAACCATGTGACAATCGTACGCCGTTGCCAGATTGCTAATGAATTACCGTGTAATGCAAGCCGGTTTTCCAGAAACAATGCACATGTTGACTGTTACTTATGCGATGTAGATGGATGTAATGGTTCGACGCATAATTCTGTGCTCGGTATGCTGATTGCATTTGCGTCAGTGGTGGCTGTATTCAAACACCTTGTCTTTTAA